The following proteins are encoded in a genomic region of Glycine max cultivar Williams 82 chromosome 18, Glycine_max_v4.0, whole genome shotgun sequence:
- the G93 gene encoding PH, RCC1 and FYVE domains-containing protein 1, with protein sequence MTMEEESLAAVPFDRAIEQAIVSIKKGAYLLKCRRRGKPKLCPFRLSQDERNLIWYSGQQEKHLRLSVVTKIVQGQEHIRSQKQNESEKECHSFSLIYANGERSLDLICKDKAQAASWFVGLKAVISRCQHPRAFSSLRSCKGVQSCASSPAGILRRKKNLGLLDDTSQFTQVHSVCASPTLSLSERCFSDGLSCTSDNFYSSSSFLSNTHGVTDNSVPSSPYIDPDNHSNIESTRIDKEHKKNLSYRYLMHSTSPHVGKNNVLKDVMIWGGGIGCLVGIVNERFVQPRIYSLVPKLLESTAMLDVHNIALGGKHAALATKQGEVFCWGHGKWGRLGQKIDMDISSPKIVDSLNGLHVKNVACGEYHTCALTDSGEVYTWGNDVCCADLLIEGRTRSQWIPQKLGGSLDGISISSVACGEWHTAIVSSCGRLFTYGDGTFGVLGHGDLRSYSSPKEVESLSGLRVRSAACGSWHTAAIVEVMFDRFRYNSASGKLFTWGDGDEGRLGHVDNGSKLVPTRVTQLVDYDFVQVSCGRMLTVALTNMGKVFAMGSAKYGQLGNPHARDKAVMVEGQLKQEFVKVISTGSYHVAVLTSGGSVYTWGRGENGQLGLGDTEDRYTPCFVEALRDRQVNTITCGPSFTAAISLHKPISISDQSTCTGCRLPFGFTRKKHNCYSCGLLFCRACSSKKITNAPLAPSKSKAFRVCDQCFDKRQGGTHPVMASKSRNHNSQQLLKHQHKIADVTEDRGETTVTQGPLLSLGQSCYRKSMPSGRKDWKSNQESQQDVEDSSPMLGGMPQWGQVPCPAIFKINSTENPVAHVSSSKNKLATVSPFNVESTTYNFSNVETDATKSDKVLLEEVHRLRAEAKRLEEQCELKNHKIQECQQKIEESWFVAREEAAKCKAAKEVIKALALRLHTISGKDNVGQEGKAGPNEFVPNVAPIHTEMKSPRDVNVDSLSNSPIVFSDTLKSKFGRSLFPKIDNSNRAESQQDNIDGLKAEWVEQYEPGVYITFTTLQCGKKGLKRVRFSRKRFSEKEAEKWWEENQGTVYHKYGIEGYINNNTSQSQVKG encoded by the exons ATGACAATGGAAGAAGAGTCCTTGGCAGCAGTCCCATTTGACAGAGCTATTGAACAg GCAATTGTATCTATCAAGAAGGGTGCATATTTACTTAAGTGTCGTCGTAGAGGAAAGCCGAAGCTCTGTCCTTTCAGACTTTCTCAG GATGAGAGAAATTTGATTTGGTACTCAGGACAGCAGGAAAAGCACTTGCGATTGAGTGTAGTTACCAAAATCGTTCAAGGGCAGGAACAT ATAAGGTCCCAGAAGCAAAATGAGTCCGAAAAGGAGTGTCATTCATTTTCACTAATCTATGCTAATGGTGAACGTTCTCTTGATCTG ATATGCAAGGACAAAGCCCAAGCTGCTTCTTGGTTTGTTGGATTGAAAGCTGTGATTTCTAGGTGTCAGCATCCTAGAGCTTTTAGTAGTTTAAGAAGTTGCAAAGGGGTGCAGAGTTGTGCTAGTAGTCCAGCTGGAATcttaagaagaaagaaaaatcttggCCTTCTGGACGATACCTCTCAGTTTACTCAG GTACATAGCGTATGTGCAAGTCCCACTTTGTCACTTTCTGAAAGGTGCTTTTCTGATGGCTTGTCATGTACCTCTGATAACTTTTATTCATCGTCATCTTTCCTTTCCAACACTCATGGCGTAACAGATAATTCAGTGCCAAGTTCTCCATACATTGATCCTGATAATCATAGCAACATTGAGTCAACCCGCATTGATAAGGAGCACAAGAAGAATTTGTCCTATAGGTATCTGATGCATTCCACTTCCCCACATGtaggaaaaaataatgtgtTGAAAGATGTAATGATATGGGGTGGAGGGATTGGATGTCTTGTAGGGATTGTGAATGAAAGGTTTGTTCAGCCTAGAATTTATTCTTTAGTGCCAAAGTTACTAGAATCCACTGCAATGTTAGATGTTCATAACATAGCTTTAGGAGGAAAACATGCTGCCTTAGCTACAAAACAAGGGGAAGTGTTTTGCTGGGGTCACGGTAAGTGGGGAAGACTGGGGCAAAAAATTGATATGGACATTAGCTCCCCCAAAATAGTTGATTCTCTTAATGGTCTTCATGTAAAAAATGTTGCTTGTGGTGAGTATCATACCTGTGCTTTGACAGATTCTGGCGAAGTATATACTTGGGGGAATGATGTTTGTTGTGCAGATTTATTGATTGAAGGGAGAACTAGAAGTCAGTGGATACCACAAAAACTTGGTGGATCCTTAGATGGTATTAGTATCTCAAGTGTTGCCTGTGGGGAATGGCATACTGCAATTGTCTCTAGTTGTGGGAGGTTATTTACTTATGGAGATGGTACATTTGGGGTTCTTGGCCATGGCGATCTTCGGAGCTATTCAAGTCCAAAAGAAGTTGAATCTCTTAGTGGTCTACGGGTGAGGTCTGCTGCTTGTGGATCATGGCATACGGCTGCTATTGTTGAAGTCATGTTTGACCGTTTCAGGTACAATAGTGCTAGTGGTAAGTTGTTTACATGGGGTGATGGAGATGAAGGGAGGCTTGGTCATGTTGATAATGGAAGCAAGCTTGTACCAACACGTGTTACACAACTTGTTGACTATGATTTTGTTCAAGTGTCATGTGGAAGAATGTTGACTGTAGCACTCACTAACATGGGCAAGGTTTTTGCAATGGGAAGTGCCAAATATGGACAACTAGGAAATCCACATGCCAGGGATAAAGCAGTCATGGTTGAAGGACAACTCAAACAAGAGTTTGTTAAGGTGATATCAACCGGTTCATACCATGTTGCTGTTTTGACTTCTGGGGGGAGTGTCTACACATGGGGCAGAGGTGAAAATGGCCAACTGGGGCTAGGTGATACTGAAGACAGATACACACCTTGTTTTGTTGAGGCTCTAAGAGACAGACAGGTAAATACTATCACTTGTGGTCCAAGCTTCACAGCTGCAATCAGTTTACACAAACCTATTTCTATTAGTGACCAGTCAACTTGTACTGGTTGTAGGTTGCCATTTGGGTTCACAAGGAAGAAGCACAACTGCTATAGCTGTGGTCTTTTGTTCTGTCGTGCTTGTAGTAGTAAAAAGATTACAAATGCTCCTCTAGCCCCTAGTAAGAGCAAGGCTTTTCGAGTTTGTGATCAGTGTTTCGATAAACGGCAAGGGGGTACACATCCTGTAATGGCATCAAAGTCCAGAAATCACAACTCTCAGCAATTGTTGAAGCATCAACACAAAATTGCTGATGTGACTGAAGATAGGGGAGAGACAACTGTGACACAAGGTCCTTTGTTATCACTTGGTCAATCATGCTACAGGAAAAGCATGCCAAGTGGACGTAAGGATTGGAAAAGCAATCAAGAAAGTCAGCAGGATGTAGAAGATAGTTCTCCTATGCTAGGTGGAATGCCACAGTGGGGGCAAGTTCCTTGCCCtgccatatttaaaataaattctacaGAAAATCCAGTTGCTCATGTTTCTTCATCCAAAAATAAATTAGCCACAGTTTCTCCCTTTAATGTGGAATCTACAACATATAACTTCTCCAATGTAGAGACAGATGCAACAAAGTCTGACAAGGTGCTCCTTGAAGAAGTTCATAGGCTGAGAGCCGAG GCTAAGAGACTTGAAGAGCAGTGTGAGCTCAAAAACCATAAAATACAAGAGTGTCAACAAAAAATTGAGGAGAGTTGGTTTGTAGCAAGAGAGGAAGCTGCTAAGTGCAAGGCAGCAAAAGAGGTCATAAAAGCTTTAGCACTAAGG CTTCATACAATATCAGGAAAAGATAACGTTGGACAAGAAGGAAAAGCTGGGCCGAATGAATTTGTGCCCAATGTGGCACCCATACATACAGAAATGAAGAGTCCACGTGATGTTAATGTGGATAGTCTATCCAATTCCCCTATAGTATTCTCTGACACATTAAAATCCAAATTTGGGAGAAGTTTGTTCCC
- the LOC780539 gene encoding protein REVEILLE 1: protein MAIQDQNGFNRSQGGPPIGGGVSLSSGVHSVTHIQLSDQFSCGNDYALKVRKPYTITKQRERWTDEEHKKFLEALKLYGRAWRRIEEHVGTKTAVQIRSHAQKFFSKLLRDPTGNNTNTVESIEIPPPRPKRKPVHPYPRKLVETPNKEILIPEQLMKSNSLKSSDFDQENQSPKSVLSGVGSDSLGSSDSDTPYGSLSPMSSISGIHTSSFTRAEHKTTSDEAGMDTDSAHDEKPLMKFKLPPNECVSIKDDTAEESSGRTFKLFGMTLFVTDTCKPSPTIEACKPIPLNIRVRCLSSSMGDDGKLELRGHSTASETSAISKLKVRVGPEACGKGFVPYKRCISVVTADNREEQCIHLSL, encoded by the exons ATGGCGATTCAA GATCAAAATGGATTTAACAGATCACAGGGTGGTCCTCCAATAGGAGGAGGAGTATCTTTGAGTTCTGGAGTGCATTCTGTCACACATATTCAACTTAGTGACCAGTTTTCTTGTGGCAATGACTATGCTCTGAAG GTAAGAAAGCCTTATACTATCACCAAACAGAGAGAGCGATGGACAGATGAAGAACATAAGAAGTTCCTTGAAGCTTTAAAGCTGTACGGACGGGCTTGGCGACGTATTGAAG AACATGTTGGCACAAAGACTGCTGTTCAGATTCGAAGTCATGCTCAGAAGTTTTTTTCTAAG CTTCTTCGCGATCCTACTGGGAACAATACAAACACAGTGGAGTCAATTGAAATTCCTCCTCCAAGGCCGAAACGAAAGCCAGTGCATCCTTACCCTCGTAAACTAGTTGAGACCCCTAATAAAGAAATTTTGATCCCAGAACAACTTATGAAGTCTAATTCTCTGAAGTCATCAGACTTTGATCAAGAAAACCAATCTCCAAAATCAGTATTATCAGGAGTTGGTTCAGACAGCCTTGGCTCCTCTGATTCAGACACACCATATGGAAGTTTGTCGCCCATGTCATCCATTAGTGGCATCCATACAAGCAGTTTTACACGTGCTGAGCACAAAacaacatctgatgaagctgGGATGGACACTGATTCAGCTCATGATGAGAAACCTCTTATG AAATTCAAGCTTCCTCCAAATGAATGTGTTTCCATCAAAGATGACACAGCAGAAGAATCTTCCGGTCGGACTTTCAAACTTTTCGGAATGACTCTATTTGTAACAGACACCTGCAAACCATCTCCAACAATCGAGGCATGCAAACCGATACCTCTAAACATTCGTGTGCGATGCCTTTCCTCCTCCATGGGGGATGATGGCAAATTGGAACTTCGTGGCCACTCTACAGCAAGTGAAACATCAGCAATATCCAAGCTAAAGGTGAGAGTGGGACCTGAAGCATGTGGTAAAGGGTTTGTGCCATATAAAAGATGCATATCTGTTGTGACAGCTGATAATAGAGAAGAGCAATGCATCCATCTTTCCTTGTAG
- the LOC100818556 gene encoding ankyrin repeat domain-containing protein EMB506, chloroplastic yields the protein MGSWATSSVLANQFIPWSTTNSESAIDSKLGVVFYKMYRNTNKRQLSLAFAWDNCKVRSIGAIKSYKDVSYFQNELVGTWEEPDTGSDSEGDDEEYEEVENENFGFESGSGEEGMKTSVVTDVNITSGDNYEELIKKEIEQLLEPGERAILKQNVTPNLEKISTAKWSPLHTLVLSMQMSCVDKLLENGVDIDLPDKEGLTALHKAIIGKKEAVISHLLRRGASPHVMDKDGATPLHYAVQVGAKMTVKLLIKYKVDVNVEDNEGWTPLHVAIQSRNRDIAKILLVNGADKTRKNKDGKTALDLSLCYGKDFKSYDLAKLLKTVPADSDLF from the exons ATGGGTTCTTGGGCTACATCATCTGTTCTGGCTAATCAATTTATTCCATGGTCTACAACCAATTCTGAATCTGCCATCGATTCCAAATTGGGTGTCGTTTTTTACAAAATGTACAGAAATACAAACAAAAGACAACTCAGTCTCGCTTTTGCTTGGGATAATTGTAAAGTTAGAAGTATTGGTGCAATTAAATCATACAAAGATGTATCTTATTTTCAAAACGAACTAGTAGGAACTTGGGAAGAACCCGATACTGGAAGTGACAGTGAGGGTGATGATGAAGAATATGAGGAAGttgaaaatgagaattttgGATTTGAAAGTGGTTCAGGAGAGGAAGGGATGAAGACTTCAGTTGTTACTGATGTTAATATAACTTCAGGGGACAACTATGAAGAACTTATTAAGAAAG AGATTGAACAGCTTTTGGAACCTGGAGAAAGAGCAATATTGAAACAGAATGTTACTCCTAACTTGGAAAAAATATCAACC GCAAAATGGAGCCCACTGCACACTCTTGTGCTATCAATGCAGATGAGTTGTGTGGATAAGCTTCTTGAAAATGGTGTTGATATTGATTTACCTGATAAG GAAGGTCTTACTGCACTTCATAAGGCAATTATAGGTAAAAAAGAAGCAGTGATTAGCCATCTTTTACGAAGAGGTGCAAGTCCTCATGTTATGGATAAG GATGGAGCCACTCCACTTCATTATGCAGTTCAAGTTGGTGCCAAGATGACTGTGAAATTATTGATCAAGTACAAGGTTGATGTCAATGTTGAAGATAAT GAAGGTTGGACCCCCTTGCACGTTGCCATTCAAAGCAGAAATAGagatatagcaaaaatattgtTAGTCAATGGTGCTGATAAGACTAGGAAAAATAAG GACGGAAAAACAGCCCTGGATCTAAGCTTATGTTATGGGAAAGATTTCAAGTCTTATGACCTTGCCAAATTACTGAAGACGGTTCCAGCTGACAGTGATCTATTCTGA
- the LOC100790211 gene encoding expansin-A13, translated as MSQQTLTILLFTLLSLTSSPATCLYSSPSPPTAPFSESTPHTDPEPRAEEWLPAHATHYAATDAVGGACGYGDLLNGGYGMATAALSEALFGRGQICGACFEVRCREEDSDFDRRWCISGTTVAVTATNFCAPNYGSDAESVAGHCNPPKQHLVLPIEAFEKIAIWKTGTGNMPVEYRRIKCAREGGIRFTITGSGIFISVLISNVAGIGDIAAVKVKGSRTGWLPMGRNWGQNWHINALLQNQPLSFEVTSSDGITLTSYNVAPKDWSFGQSFEGKQFES; from the exons ATGTCACAACAAACACTAACCATTCTTCTATTCACACTCCTCAGTCTTACTTCTTCACCAGCCACTTGCTTATACTCTTCTCCATCACCCCCTACCGCGCCATTTTCCGAATCTACCCCCCACACCGACCCTGAACCACGCGCCGAAGAATGGTTACCCGCCCACGCAACTCACTACGCCGCCACCGACGCGGTCGGCGGCGCGTGTGGTTACGGCGACCTCCTTAACGGCGGTTATGGCATGGCCACCGCCGCTCTCAGCGAAGCTCTCTTCGGGCGCGGCCAGATCTGCGGCGCCTGCTTCGAGGTCCGGTGCCGCGAGGAGGATTCCGACTTCGACCGGCGGTGGTGCATCTCCGGCACGACGGTCGCCGTCACCGCCACCAATTTCTGCGCCCCGAACTACGGTTCCGACGCGGAGAGCGTCGCCGGACACTGCAACCCTCCGAAGCAGCACTTGGTTCTCCCCATTGAAGCGTTCGAGAAAATCGCAATCTGGAAAACTGGCACTGGCAACATGCCCGTGGAGTATCGCAG GATAAAGTGTGCAAGGGAAGGGGGAATCCGGTTTACAATTACTGGTTCTGGAATATTCATTTCGGTACTGATTAGTAATGTGGCTGGAATTGGAGACATTGCTGCTGTGAAGGTTAAGGGTTCAAGAACTGGTTGGCTTCCAATGGGTAGGAATTGGGGTCAGAATTGGCATATTAATGCATTGCTACAGAACCAACCTCTTTCCTTTGAGGTTACAAGTAGTGATGGGATAACTCTTACATCTTACAATGTTGCTCCCAAGGATTGGAGCTTTGGACAATCTTTTGAAGGCAAGCAATTTGAGTCTTGA